One region of Heliomicrobium undosum genomic DNA includes:
- the mreB gene encoding rod shape-determining protein: MFGLNVDIGIDLGTASVLVFVKGKGIVLMEPSVVAINKDTGSIIAVGEEARRMLGRTPGNIVAIRPLRDGVIADYDVTERMLRYFITKACGKSFFFKPRVMVCIPSGVTGVEERAVRQAALQAGARQAYLIEEPLAAALGAGLEISEASGSMVVDIGGGTTDIAVLSLGGIVCSKSLRVGGDKFDESIVRYIRKEHSLMIGERTAEELKIRIGTAYPSGRKGEEFAEIRGRDLVTGLPKTVRVSAMETFRAMQENIEAVVSGVKEVLERTPPELAADIMNKGIVMTGGGSLLSGLDTLIAKETKLPVHVAEEAISCVALGTGLALGMLNYLQKNTILSKKVM; encoded by the coding sequence AAAGGCAAAGGCATTGTGTTAATGGAGCCTTCCGTCGTCGCCATCAACAAGGACACGGGCTCGATCATCGCCGTTGGCGAAGAGGCGCGACGCATGCTTGGTCGGACGCCGGGCAATATCGTGGCGATCCGGCCCTTGCGCGACGGTGTCATCGCCGACTATGATGTGACAGAACGGATGCTCCGCTACTTCATCACGAAAGCCTGTGGCAAGTCTTTCTTTTTTAAACCGCGTGTCATGGTCTGCATCCCCTCCGGCGTTACCGGAGTCGAAGAGCGGGCGGTGCGCCAGGCGGCGCTTCAGGCAGGGGCACGGCAGGCATACCTCATCGAAGAACCCCTGGCGGCCGCCCTCGGCGCCGGCCTGGAGATCTCCGAGGCTTCCGGCTCCATGGTCGTCGACATCGGCGGCGGCACGACAGACATCGCCGTCCTCTCCCTCGGAGGCATTGTCTGTTCCAAGTCGCTCCGCGTCGGCGGGGACAAGTTCGATGAGTCCATCGTCCGCTACATCCGCAAAGAACACTCGCTGATGATCGGCGAGCGGACGGCGGAGGAATTGAAGATCCGCATTGGCACCGCCTACCCGTCAGGACGCAAAGGGGAGGAGTTTGCCGAAATCCGCGGCCGCGATCTGGTCACCGGATTGCCCAAGACAGTCCGCGTCTCTGCAATGGAAACCTTCCGGGCCATGCAGGAAAACATCGAGGCCGTCGTCAGCGGTGTCAAGGAAGTGCTGGAAAGAACGCCGCCCGAATTGGCTGCTGACATCATGAACAAAGGCATCGTCATGACCGGCGGCGGCTCACTGCTCAGCGGTCTTGATACGCTGATCGCCAAAGAGACGAAGCTCCCCGTCCATGTGGCCGAAGAGGCCATCTCCTGTGTGGCCCTCGGAACGGGGCTGGCGCTGGGGATGCTGAATTACCTGCAGAAAAATACCATCCTGTCTAAAAAAGTGATGTAA